In Anopheles gambiae chromosome 2, idAnoGambNW_F1_1, whole genome shotgun sequence, a single window of DNA contains:
- the LOC1269545 gene encoding tubulointerstitial nephritis antigen-like isoform X1, with protein MRGSKIAKMRHLLLFLALVGFAVGQGSRFRQEFPGPYCAARADRCCRDRQDGCAQPISTTLCYCDEFCERGEHGDCCPDYEEVCMGIAPEPENATSCVYKNRYFTPYDQALVDNCNTCKCNMDGSVTCTEDVCLADDDLLRQLHHLERSIGWKATNYSEWWGHKYDEGKVLRLGTFQPRFRVKAMKRLSNKGGHLPSRFDASEHWTGLVAEARDQGWCGSSWAFSTATMASDRFAILSKGREMVQLAPQQMLACVRRQQGCSGGHLDTAWQYLRRTGVVNEECYPYIAAQNVCKISNDDTLITANCELPVKVNRTLMYKMGPAFSLNNETDIMAEIKDRGTVQAIMRVYRDFFSYRSGIYRHSAAATPAEERSAYHSVRLIGWGEERVGYDVVKYWIAINSWGQWWGENGRFRILRGSNECDIESYVLASNPYVHEHVQAIRKVGELQELIVGTGYVPHPSRRYPPYAHRG; from the exons ATGCGCGG TTCCAAAATCGCGAAGATGAGAcatttgttgctgtttctGGCGCTGGTAGGCTTTGCGGTCGGCCAAGGCAGTCGCTTCCGCCAAGAGTTCCCCGGCCCGTACTGTGCTGCTCGTGCAGATAGATGTTGCCGCGATCGACAGGATGGCTGTGCACAACCAATCTCGA CAACGCTCTGCTACTGTGATGAGTTCTGCGAACGGGGCGAGCATGGCGATTGCTGTCCGGATTATGAGGAAGTGTGCATGGGTATTGCTCCCGAGCCAGAAAATGCCACATCCTGTGTGTACAAAAATCGCTACTTCACACCGTACGATCAGGCCCTAGTGGACAACTGTAATACTTG CAAATGCAACATGGACGGTTCGGTCACCTGTACGGAAGACGTTTGTCTGGCGGACGATGATCTGCTCAGGCAGCTGCACCATCTGGAGCGATCGATCGGATGGAAGGCAACGAACTACAGCGAATGGTGGGGTCACAAGTACGACGAAGGCAAGGTGCTGCGTCTCGGTACGTTCCAGCCGAGGTTCCGCGTGAAGGCAATGAAGCGACTGAGCAACAAGGGAGGCCACTTGCCAAGCCGTTTCGATGCTAGCGAACACTGGACTGGACTGGTTGCTGAAGCCCGAGATCAAG GCTGGTGCGGTTCGTCCTGGGCATTCTCGACGGCAACGATGGCTTCCGATCGCTTCGCTATCCTGTCGAAGGGTCGTGAAATGGTTCAGCTAGCCCCGCAGCAGATGCTAGCCTGTGTGCGGCGCCAGCAAGGATGCAGTGGAGGACACTTGGATACGGCTTGGCAGTATCTGCGCAGAACTGG AGTGGTCAACGAAGAGTGCTACCCATACATTGCGGCACAAAATGTGTGCAAAATCAGTAACGACGACACGTTGATCACGGCCAACTGTGAGCTGCCGGTTAAGGTGAATCGTACGCTGATGTACAAGATGGGGCCGGCGTTCAGTCTCAACAACGAAACGGACATCATGGCCGAAATCAAGGATCGTGGAACCGTGCAGG CCATCATGCGAGTGTATCGGGACTTTTTCTCGTACCGCAGTGGAATTTACCGCCATTCAGCTGCAGCCACACCCGCCGAGGAGCGTTCCGCTTATCATTCGGTGCGTCTGATCGGTTGGGGAGAGGAACGTGTGGGCTATGATGTCGTGAAATATTGG ATTGCCATCAACTCCTGGGGCCAATGGTGGGGCGAGAATGGTCGCTTCCGTATTCTGCGCGGATCCAACGAGTGTGACATTGAAAGCTACGTTCTGGCCTCCAACCCGTACGTGCACGAGCACGTTCAAGCCATTCGCAAGGTGGGCGAACTGCAGGAGCTGATCGTCGGAACGGGTTACGTTCCTCATCCCAGCCGCCGCTACCCACCGTACGCACACCGTGGCTAA
- the LOC1269545 gene encoding tubulointerstitial nephritis antigen-like isoform X2 produces the protein MRHLLLFLALVGFAVGQGSRFRQEFPGPYCAARADRCCRDRQDGCAQPISTTLCYCDEFCERGEHGDCCPDYEEVCMGIAPEPENATSCVYKNRYFTPYDQALVDNCNTCKCNMDGSVTCTEDVCLADDDLLRQLHHLERSIGWKATNYSEWWGHKYDEGKVLRLGTFQPRFRVKAMKRLSNKGGHLPSRFDASEHWTGLVAEARDQGWCGSSWAFSTATMASDRFAILSKGREMVQLAPQQMLACVRRQQGCSGGHLDTAWQYLRRTGVVNEECYPYIAAQNVCKISNDDTLITANCELPVKVNRTLMYKMGPAFSLNNETDIMAEIKDRGTVQAIMRVYRDFFSYRSGIYRHSAAATPAEERSAYHSVRLIGWGEERVGYDVVKYWIAINSWGQWWGENGRFRILRGSNECDIESYVLASNPYVHEHVQAIRKVGELQELIVGTGYVPHPSRRYPPYAHRG, from the exons ATGAGAcatttgttgctgtttctGGCGCTGGTAGGCTTTGCGGTCGGCCAAGGCAGTCGCTTCCGCCAAGAGTTCCCCGGCCCGTACTGTGCTGCTCGTGCAGATAGATGTTGCCGCGATCGACAGGATGGCTGTGCACAACCAATCTCGA CAACGCTCTGCTACTGTGATGAGTTCTGCGAACGGGGCGAGCATGGCGATTGCTGTCCGGATTATGAGGAAGTGTGCATGGGTATTGCTCCCGAGCCAGAAAATGCCACATCCTGTGTGTACAAAAATCGCTACTTCACACCGTACGATCAGGCCCTAGTGGACAACTGTAATACTTG CAAATGCAACATGGACGGTTCGGTCACCTGTACGGAAGACGTTTGTCTGGCGGACGATGATCTGCTCAGGCAGCTGCACCATCTGGAGCGATCGATCGGATGGAAGGCAACGAACTACAGCGAATGGTGGGGTCACAAGTACGACGAAGGCAAGGTGCTGCGTCTCGGTACGTTCCAGCCGAGGTTCCGCGTGAAGGCAATGAAGCGACTGAGCAACAAGGGAGGCCACTTGCCAAGCCGTTTCGATGCTAGCGAACACTGGACTGGACTGGTTGCTGAAGCCCGAGATCAAG GCTGGTGCGGTTCGTCCTGGGCATTCTCGACGGCAACGATGGCTTCCGATCGCTTCGCTATCCTGTCGAAGGGTCGTGAAATGGTTCAGCTAGCCCCGCAGCAGATGCTAGCCTGTGTGCGGCGCCAGCAAGGATGCAGTGGAGGACACTTGGATACGGCTTGGCAGTATCTGCGCAGAACTGG AGTGGTCAACGAAGAGTGCTACCCATACATTGCGGCACAAAATGTGTGCAAAATCAGTAACGACGACACGTTGATCACGGCCAACTGTGAGCTGCCGGTTAAGGTGAATCGTACGCTGATGTACAAGATGGGGCCGGCGTTCAGTCTCAACAACGAAACGGACATCATGGCCGAAATCAAGGATCGTGGAACCGTGCAGG CCATCATGCGAGTGTATCGGGACTTTTTCTCGTACCGCAGTGGAATTTACCGCCATTCAGCTGCAGCCACACCCGCCGAGGAGCGTTCCGCTTATCATTCGGTGCGTCTGATCGGTTGGGGAGAGGAACGTGTGGGCTATGATGTCGTGAAATATTGG ATTGCCATCAACTCCTGGGGCCAATGGTGGGGCGAGAATGGTCGCTTCCGTATTCTGCGCGGATCCAACGAGTGTGACATTGAAAGCTACGTTCTGGCCTCCAACCCGTACGTGCACGAGCACGTTCAAGCCATTCGCAAGGTGGGCGAACTGCAGGAGCTGATCGTCGGAACGGGTTACGTTCCTCATCCCAGCCGCCGCTACCCACCGTACGCACACCGTGGCTAA